The window CCTCGCGCTGCTGCTGGCGGAATGCCTGCTGTTCACCGTCTGCGCGCTCTCGCTCGGCATCCTCATCTCGACCCGCAGCCAGACGCAGCAGACGGCGATGATGATCTCGCTCGGCGGGTTGCTGCTCCCGACCGTCATCCTGTCCGGGTTGATCTTCCCGGTAGCCAGCATGCCGGCTCCTCTGCAGATCGTGAGCCATATCATCCCGGCCAAGTGGTTCCTGATCATCGTCCGTGGCATCATGATCAAGGGCGTGGGACTGCTGTACGTCTGGAAGGAAACCCTCGTGCTCGTCGGGATGACCGCGCTCTTTCTGGGAGTCAGCATCCGAAACCTGAAAGTCCGGCTGGAATAGTGCGTTTCTGGCAGGGCGCCGCCTCACGTTGAAGCCTCATTAAACCTTAATAAACTGTTGAGATTTGCGTATTGCATAAGGAGCAAGTCATCCCCCGGCTTTGACCGGGGGATGACTATGCCTTCGGTTGTGGAAATCTCAACAGTTTCTAAACCTGGAACCTTAAACCCTTCCTCATGCGCCCGCTCGCCTTCATCCTCCAGAAAGAGTTTTTGCAGATCTTCCGGAATCGGGCGATGCTGCCAATCCTGTTTGTCATGCCCGTCGTGCAGTTGCTGGTGCTTTCATCCGCCGCGACGTTCGAGGTGAAGCAGTCTGCGATGAGCTTGATCGACGACGACGGGAGCACGACATCCTTCCAACTCATCGAGCGGTTTGAGGCGTCGGGGTTCTTCACGGTGGTCCAGCGTACCCACGACCCCGCCGCGGCGGACGATGCGATGCAGCGCGGACAGGCGCGGCTGATCGTCCACATCCCACACCACTTCGAGCGGGACCTGCAGACGGTCGGTCGTGCGTCGATCGACCTCACGCTCGACGCCGTGGACGGCGCGAGCGCCGGCGTCGTCCAGTCCTACGCCGCTTCCATCCTGGCCGCCTTCAACCAGGAACGACAGCGGGCGGCCGGCGTGGCGGGCGCGGAGGCCCCTCCCCGGATCGAGGTGGTATCCTCCCACTGGTACAATGCCGATCTCGATTACAAGACGTACATGGTGCCGGGCATCCTGGTCGTGTTGGTCACGATGATCGGGATGTTTCTCTCGGCCATGAATGTAGTCCGCGAAAAAGAGATCGGGACTATCGAGCAGCTCAACGTCACCCCACTCCGCAAGGCGCATTTCATCATCGGCAAACTGCTCCCGTTCTGGGTGATCGGGCTCGTCGATCTGGCGATTGGCCTCGTGCTGGCGCACCTGGTTTTCGGCGTTCAGATCCTCGGCAACATCGGGCTCATTTTTGTCCTCGCCGCCGTGTATCTGCTGGGGATCCTGGCGCTGGGCCTCTGGATCTCCACCATTACCGACACCCAGCAGCAGGCGATGTTTATCGCCTGGTTCATCATGGTAATCTGTATGCTGATGAGCGGCCTCTTCACACCCATCGAAAGCATGCCGGCGTGGGCGCAGAAACTGACGCTGCTCAACCCGGTCGCCTACTTTATCCAGATCATGCGACAGGTGCTGCTGAAAGGCGCCGGCATGGCGGACGTGCAGCCGCAGATCGCGTTTTTGTCCGTTTTCGCCGTAGCGATGATGACGATGGCCGTCCGCCAGTACCGAAAAATCGCGGTGTGACCATCCGGGATTCGTATGGCGCCCCCCGTAGAGACGCAACACATTGCGTCTCCCAAAGCAACACATTGCGTCTCCCAAAGCAACACATTGCGCCCCACGATATACCGTTAACACCCGATCACGGCGTTTTCGCCGTCGACAGCCGCAGCGCCCGCCCGGGTCGTTTGCCGCTGACGGCGCCGTCTTGCAGCACCGGTTGACCGTTGACGAACACGTGCACCATGCCGGCGGCGTACTGGTGCGGCTCCTCGAACGTGGCGAGGTCCTGCACCAGCGCGGGGTCGAACACGGCGATGTCAGCGAAAGCGCCTTCTGTCAGCACCCCG is drawn from Rhodothermales bacterium and contains these coding sequences:
- a CDS encoding ABC transporter permease gives rise to the protein MRPLAFILQKEFLQIFRNRAMLPILFVMPVVQLLVLSSAATFEVKQSAMSLIDDDGSTTSFQLIERFEASGFFTVVQRTHDPAAADDAMQRGQARLIVHIPHHFERDLQTVGRASIDLTLDAVDGASAGVVQSYAASILAAFNQERQRAAGVAGAEAPPRIEVVSSHWYNADLDYKTYMVPGILVVLVTMIGMFLSAMNVVREKEIGTIEQLNVTPLRKAHFIIGKLLPFWVIGLVDLAIGLVLAHLVFGVQILGNIGLIFVLAAVYLLGILALGLWISTITDTQQQAMFIAWFIMVICMLMSGLFTPIESMPAWAQKLTLLNPVAYFIQIMRQVLLKGAGMADVQPQIAFLSVFAVAMMTMAVRQYRKIAV